In Cervus elaphus chromosome 24, mCerEla1.1, whole genome shotgun sequence, a single genomic region encodes these proteins:
- the TTLL3 gene encoding tubulin monoglycylase TTLL3 isoform X8 has translation MGRLRNAKIHVERAVKQKKIFMIQGRYPVIRCLLRQRGWVEKKMVHHLGTTLPQPHKDLDSSVMGDSDTTEDEDEDEEEAFRPPQLFDFDELLEFDDLHGTHALMSRMVRNEIPYFIWTTRRDILDCRFLSKDQMINHYARAGSFTTKVGLCLNLRNLPWFDEADADSFFPRCYRLGAEDDKKAFIEDFWLTAARNVLKLVVKCEWKSNSVEEEEAPRDKQPRKQEKKPASVSPEFVDEALCACEEHLNNLAHMDIDKDVETPLYLSPEGWSLFLQRYYQVVHEGAELRYLDTQVQRCEDILQQLRAVVPQMDMEGDRNIWIVKPGAKSRGRGIMCMDHLEEMLKLVDCNPMMMKDGKWVVQKYIERPLLIFGTKFDLRQWFLVTDWNPLTVWFYRDSYIRFSTQPFSLKNLDNSVHLCNNSIQKHLENSCHRHPLLPTDNMWSSQKFQAHLQETGAPNAWSTVMVPGMKAAVIHALQTSQDTVQCRKASFELYGADFVFGEDFQPWLIEINASPTMAPSTAVTARLCAGVQADTLRVVIDRRLDRNCDTGAFELIYKQPAVEVPQYVGIRLLVEGSTIKKPLAMCHRRMAVRPALPHLLAPRGPGESKDSGSPAHRSASRKVAGARSLGHTEKPDPTATTSAPGKGKKGKARSATAQGRPSLRKWDTPSTRMGCLFTMTLASRDRHPHSLNRSPLSLKNPQALSKTLPPKHPRASRQHFPVLQAPPDHLGLPPPTAPPESHR, from the exons ATGGGCCGGCTCAGAAACGCCAAGATCCACGTGGAGAGAGCTGTCAAG CAGAAGAAGATCTTTATGATCCAAGGTCGCTACCCTGTGATCCGGTGCCTCTTGCGCCAAAGGGGCTGGGTGGAGAAGAAGATGGTCCATCACTTGGGTACCACTTTGCCACAGCCGCACAAGGATCTGGACAGCTCAGTAATGGGTGACAGTGACACGACTGAGGATG AGGATGAAGATGAGGAGGAGGCATTCCGGCCACCACAGCTGTTTGACTTCGATGAGTTATTGGAATTTGATGACCTACATGGGACACATGCTCTGATG tcaCGTATGGTTCGGAACGAGATCCCCTACTTCATCTGGACTACTCGTCGGGACATCCTGGACTGTCGCTTCCTCTCCAAGGATCAGATGATAAACCACTATGCTCGGGCAGGCTCCTTTACCACAAAG GTGGGTCTGTGTCTCAATCTCCGGAATTTGCCGTGGTTTGATGAGGCTGATGCCGACTCCTTCTTCCCGCGCTGCTACCGCCTGGGGGCTGAGGATGACAAAAAGGCCTTCATAG AGGACTTCTGGCTGACAGCTGCCCGCAACGTTCTCAAGCTGGTGGTAAAGTGCGAGTGGAAGTCAAACTCTGTCGAAGAAGAAGAGGCCCCAA GAGACAAGCAGCCgaggaaacaggagaaaaagCCAGCGTCGGTGTCCCCAGAGTTTGTGGATGAGGCTTTGTGTGCCTGCGAGGAGCACCTTAACAACCTGGCGCATATGGACATCGACAAGGACGTGGAGACCCCGCTCTACCTGAGCCCCGAGGGCTGGTCCCTCTTTCTCCAGCGCTACTACCAAGTGGTCCA CGAGGGGGCAGAACTCAGGTACCTCGACACTCAGGTCCAGCGCTGTGAGGACATCCTGCAGCAGCTGCGGGCTGTGGTGCCCCAGATGGACATGGAAGGAGATCGCAACATCTGGATCGTGAAGCCAGGAGCCAAGTCCCGTGGACGAG GTATCATGTGCATGGACCACCTGGAGGAAATGCTGAAGCTGGTGGACTGCAACCCCATGATGATGAAGGACGGCAAGTGGGTGGTGCAGAAGTATATCGAGCGGCCCTTGCTCATCTTTGGCACCAAATTTGATCTGAGACAGTGGTTCCTGGTGACCGACTGGAACCCACTTACCGTGTGGTTCTACCGTGACAGCTACATCCGCTTCTCCACACAGCCCTTCTCCCTGAAGAACCTGGACAA CTCTGTGCACTTGTGCAACAACTCCATCCAGAAGCACCTGGAGAATTCATGCCACCGGCACCCGCTGCTGCCCACAGACAACATGTGGTCAAGCCAGAAATTCCAGGCCCACCTGCAGGAGACGGGGGCCCCGAACGCCTGGTCCACGGTCATGGTGCCCGGCATGAAGGCCGCCGTGATCCACGCCCTGCAGACCTCCCAGGACACCGTGCAGTGTCGGAAGGCCAGCTTCGAGCTCTATGGTGCTGACTTTGTGTTCGGTGAGGACTTCCAGCCCTGGCTGATCGAGATCAATGCCAGCCCCACCATGGCACCCTCCACGGCTGTCACTGCCAGGCTCTGCGCCGGTGTGCAGGCCGACACCCTGCGTGTGGTCATCGACCGGCGACTGGACCGCAACTGTGACACAGGGGCCTTCGAGCTCATCTACAAGCAG CCTGCCGTGGAGGTGCCCCAGTATGTGGGTATCCGGCTTCTAGTAGAGGGCTCCACCATCAAGAAGCCCCTGGCGATGTGTCACCGGCGGATGGCGGTCCGCCCAGCCCTCCCTCACCTGCTGGCCCCGAGAGGCCCTGGGGAAAGCAAGGACTCAGGAAGCCCCGCCCACAGGTCAGCTTCTAGGAAAGTTGCTGGGGCCAGAAGCCTGGGGCACACTGAGAAGCCAGATCCCACTGCCACCACCTCAGCCCctggaaaggggaagaaaggcaAGGCGAGAAGTGCCACAGCCCAGGGCCGCCCCAGTCTCCGGAAGTGGGACACCCCCAGCACGAGGATGGGCTGCCTTTTTACCATGACCTTAGCTAGCAGGGACAGGCATCCCCACTCTTTGAACAGATCGCCATTGAGTCTGAAGAACCCGCAGGCCCTGAGTAAGACCCTTCCCCCCAAACACCCCAGGGCCTCAAGACAACATTTCCCTGTTCTCCAAGCCCCTCCTGACCACCTGGGTTTgcccccacccacagccccacCAGAGAGTCACCGGTAG
- the TTLL3 gene encoding tubulin monoglycylase TTLL3 isoform X3: MQGPTAALLLRAGELGAAKQDSTAWFRQERGPVCTWPRKPQPLELRATSPAPWPRARHSEFRLPEEAPAHGQDWVCSPASARRLDCALQPSAHDSHAQGAEDPRPAGPSASPAQEHAPPQDGSLVLWRGFSKASQHMGRLRNAKIHVERAVKKKIFMIQGRYPVIRCLLRQRGWVEKKMVHHLGTTLPQPHKDLDSSVMGDSDTTEDEDEDEEEAFRPPQLFDFDELLEFDDLHGTHALMSRMVRNEIPYFIWTTRRDILDCRFLSKDQMINHYARAGSFTTKVGLCLNLRNLPWFDEADADSFFPRCYRLGAEDDKKAFIEDFWLTAARNVLKLVVKCEWKSNSVEEEEAPRDKQPRKQEKKPASVSPEFVDEALCACEEHLNNLAHMDIDKDVETPLYLSPEGWSLFLQRYYQVVHEGAELRYLDTQVQRCEDILQQLRAVVPQMDMEGDRNIWIVKPGAKSRGRGIMCMDHLEEMLKLVDCNPMMMKDGKWVVQKYIERPLLIFGTKFDLRQWFLVTDWNPLTVWFYRDSYIRFSTQPFSLKNLDNSVHLCNNSIQKHLENSCHRHPLLPTDNMWSSQKFQAHLQETGAPNAWSTVMVPGMKAAVIHALQTSQDTVQCRKASFELYGADFVFGEDFQPWLIEINASPTMAPSTAVTARLCAGVQADTLRVVIDRRLDRNCDTGAFELIYKQPAVEVPQYVGIRLLVEGSTIKKPLAMCHRRMAVRPALPHLLAPRGPGESKDSGSPAHRSASRKVAGARSLGHTEKPDPTATTSAPGKGKKGKARSATAQGRPSLRKWDTPSTRMGCLFTMTLASRDRHPHSLNRSPLSLKNPQALSKTLPPKHPRASRQHFPVLQAPPDHLGLPPPTAPPESHR; this comes from the exons ATGCAGGGGCCCACCGCGGCGCTGCTCCTGAGGGCAGGGGAGCTGGGGGCCGCAAAGCAGGACTCCACCGCCTGGTTTCGCCAGGAGAGGGGCCCCGTGTGCACCTGGCCACGGAAGCCGCAGCCGCTCGAGCTCCGCGCCACTTCCCCCGCCCCATGGCCCAGGGCACGCCACTCCGAGTTCCGGCTTCCAGAGGAGGCTCCGGCACACGGCCAAGACTGGGTCTGCAGTCCAGCCTCAGCGCGCCGCCTAGACTGCGCCCTCCAGCCCTCGGCCCACGACAGCCACGCCCAGGGCGCCGAGGATCCCCGCCCCGCTGGGCCCTCGGCTTCCCCGGCCCAGGAGCACGCCCCGCCCCAGGACG GTTCTCTCGTCCTTTGGCGAGGATTCTCCAAGGCGTCTCAACACATGGGCCGGCTCAGAAACGCCAAGATCCACGTGGAGAGAGCTGTCAAG AAGAAGATCTTTATGATCCAAGGTCGCTACCCTGTGATCCGGTGCCTCTTGCGCCAAAGGGGCTGGGTGGAGAAGAAGATGGTCCATCACTTGGGTACCACTTTGCCACAGCCGCACAAGGATCTGGACAGCTCAGTAATGGGTGACAGTGACACGACTGAGGATG AGGATGAAGATGAGGAGGAGGCATTCCGGCCACCACAGCTGTTTGACTTCGATGAGTTATTGGAATTTGATGACCTACATGGGACACATGCTCTGATG tcaCGTATGGTTCGGAACGAGATCCCCTACTTCATCTGGACTACTCGTCGGGACATCCTGGACTGTCGCTTCCTCTCCAAGGATCAGATGATAAACCACTATGCTCGGGCAGGCTCCTTTACCACAAAG GTGGGTCTGTGTCTCAATCTCCGGAATTTGCCGTGGTTTGATGAGGCTGATGCCGACTCCTTCTTCCCGCGCTGCTACCGCCTGGGGGCTGAGGATGACAAAAAGGCCTTCATAG AGGACTTCTGGCTGACAGCTGCCCGCAACGTTCTCAAGCTGGTGGTAAAGTGCGAGTGGAAGTCAAACTCTGTCGAAGAAGAAGAGGCCCCAA GAGACAAGCAGCCgaggaaacaggagaaaaagCCAGCGTCGGTGTCCCCAGAGTTTGTGGATGAGGCTTTGTGTGCCTGCGAGGAGCACCTTAACAACCTGGCGCATATGGACATCGACAAGGACGTGGAGACCCCGCTCTACCTGAGCCCCGAGGGCTGGTCCCTCTTTCTCCAGCGCTACTACCAAGTGGTCCA CGAGGGGGCAGAACTCAGGTACCTCGACACTCAGGTCCAGCGCTGTGAGGACATCCTGCAGCAGCTGCGGGCTGTGGTGCCCCAGATGGACATGGAAGGAGATCGCAACATCTGGATCGTGAAGCCAGGAGCCAAGTCCCGTGGACGAG GTATCATGTGCATGGACCACCTGGAGGAAATGCTGAAGCTGGTGGACTGCAACCCCATGATGATGAAGGACGGCAAGTGGGTGGTGCAGAAGTATATCGAGCGGCCCTTGCTCATCTTTGGCACCAAATTTGATCTGAGACAGTGGTTCCTGGTGACCGACTGGAACCCACTTACCGTGTGGTTCTACCGTGACAGCTACATCCGCTTCTCCACACAGCCCTTCTCCCTGAAGAACCTGGACAA CTCTGTGCACTTGTGCAACAACTCCATCCAGAAGCACCTGGAGAATTCATGCCACCGGCACCCGCTGCTGCCCACAGACAACATGTGGTCAAGCCAGAAATTCCAGGCCCACCTGCAGGAGACGGGGGCCCCGAACGCCTGGTCCACGGTCATGGTGCCCGGCATGAAGGCCGCCGTGATCCACGCCCTGCAGACCTCCCAGGACACCGTGCAGTGTCGGAAGGCCAGCTTCGAGCTCTATGGTGCTGACTTTGTGTTCGGTGAGGACTTCCAGCCCTGGCTGATCGAGATCAATGCCAGCCCCACCATGGCACCCTCCACGGCTGTCACTGCCAGGCTCTGCGCCGGTGTGCAGGCCGACACCCTGCGTGTGGTCATCGACCGGCGACTGGACCGCAACTGTGACACAGGGGCCTTCGAGCTCATCTACAAGCAG CCTGCCGTGGAGGTGCCCCAGTATGTGGGTATCCGGCTTCTAGTAGAGGGCTCCACCATCAAGAAGCCCCTGGCGATGTGTCACCGGCGGATGGCGGTCCGCCCAGCCCTCCCTCACCTGCTGGCCCCGAGAGGCCCTGGGGAAAGCAAGGACTCAGGAAGCCCCGCCCACAGGTCAGCTTCTAGGAAAGTTGCTGGGGCCAGAAGCCTGGGGCACACTGAGAAGCCAGATCCCACTGCCACCACCTCAGCCCctggaaaggggaagaaaggcaAGGCGAGAAGTGCCACAGCCCAGGGCCGCCCCAGTCTCCGGAAGTGGGACACCCCCAGCACGAGGATGGGCTGCCTTTTTACCATGACCTTAGCTAGCAGGGACAGGCATCCCCACTCTTTGAACAGATCGCCATTGAGTCTGAAGAACCCGCAGGCCCTGAGTAAGACCCTTCCCCCCAAACACCCCAGGGCCTCAAGACAACATTTCCCTGTTCTCCAAGCCCCTCCTGACCACCTGGGTTTgcccccacccacagccccacCAGAGAGTCACCGGTAG